The proteins below come from a single Pedobacter aquae genomic window:
- a CDS encoding RNA-binding domain-containing protein, whose translation MLRPYHIKQLIFEGEGVALDFKRTITSCEKIAKTMVSFANNKGGKLLIGVADDGTIKGVKAEDEEKYMIEKACTFYAKPMLEPIFEEVYIDDKLVLVVSIASSDTKPHYALGEDQKWWVYIRVKDKSVLASKIVVDVLRKQQDEEGVMIAYSSKEKALLEYLEENERITLKEYAQILNISRRRASRIMVNLILSGVIRVHTTEKEEFYTAS comes from the coding sequence ATGCTGAGACCCTACCATATTAAGCAGCTAATTTTTGAAGGCGAAGGTGTAGCATTGGATTTTAAAAGAACCATCACCTCTTGCGAGAAAATTGCTAAAACCATGGTTTCTTTTGCTAACAACAAGGGTGGTAAATTATTAATTGGCGTGGCCGATGATGGAACAATTAAAGGTGTAAAAGCAGAAGATGAAGAAAAGTACATGATTGAAAAAGCATGTACTTTTTATGCAAAACCTATGCTAGAGCCCATTTTTGAGGAAGTTTATATTGATGATAAATTGGTGCTAGTAGTTTCTATAGCCTCTAGCGATACCAAGCCACATTATGCACTTGGCGAAGACCAAAAATGGTGGGTTTACATTAGGGTAAAAGATAAAAGTGTGTTGGCTAGCAAAATTGTTGTAGATGTTTTGCGCAAACAACAAGATGAGGAAGGTGTTATGATTGCTTACTCTTCTAAAGAAAAAGCCCTTTTAGAATATTTGGAGGAAAACGAGCGTATCACGCTTAAAGAATATGCGCAAATACTTAATATCTCTAGAAGAAGAGCATCAAGAATTATGGTTAATCTTATTTTATCGGGCGTAATAAGGGTACATACAACAGAAAAAGAAGAATTTTATACAGCCTCTTAA